One Ananas comosus cultivar F153 linkage group 1, ASM154086v1, whole genome shotgun sequence DNA window includes the following coding sequences:
- the LOC109708922 gene encoding protein ABSCISIC ACID-INSENSITIVE 5 isoform X1 → MATPSEGKNVTSEETEVTSEHRGADVERRRRSASGGGARELDLEFPLMRQTSIYSLTLDEIQNTVCEPGRTFGSMNMDEFLANIWNVEEGHNNNNNNNNNNNNNNNAAAAAAAAAAAENAVVAAPPQEQQQLQRQGSLTVPALLSRKTVDEVWAEIHRGEAHVDRVHQDGGTRQPTFGEMTLEDFLVKAGVVREGYGGGGAPNLTEQQQQQQQYGGVYGAHAVGMGYGDHHQHQHQHQHQHAHQHVHHNQVANGVYHVVGDEVGYASAGRMAGNGYGPGPVHVGSPASPGSSEGMNGGQADNAAAAAAYNDGMVNGRKRTAGGVVEKVVERRQRRMIKNRESAARSRARKQAYTVELEGELNQLKEENARLKEEGKRMLALRKQALVETMTERARVKAKKMACRVFRCNSCSW, encoded by the exons ATGGCGACTCCCTCGGAGGGCAAGAACGTGACGTCGGAGGAGACGGAAGTGACGTCGGAGCACCGCGGGGCCGACGTCGAACGGCGCCGGCGTTCGGCGTCGGGTGGTGGGGCGAGAGAGCTGGATTTAGAATTCCCGCTCATGCGGCAGACGTCGATATACTCGCTGACGCTCGACGAGATTCAGAACACCGTGTGCGAGCCCGGCAGGACCTTCGGGTCCATGAACATGGACGAATTCCTCGCCAACATATGGAACGTGGAAGAGggccacaacaacaacaacaacaacaacaacaacaacaacaacaacaataatgccgccgctgctgctgctgctgcggcggcggctgagAATGCTGTAGTGGCGGCGCCGCcacaggagcagcagcagctgcagcgaCAGGGGTCTTTGACGGTGCCTGCGCTGCTGTCGCGGAAGACGGTGGATGAGGTGTGGGCCGAGATACACCGGGGGGAGGCGCACGTGGACCGGGTGCACCAGGATGGGGGGACGCGTCAGCCGACGTTCGGGGAGATGACGCTGGAGGATTTTCTGGTAAAGGCCGGGGTGGTGAGGGAAGGATACGGCGGCGGTGGGGCGCCGAATTTAacggagcagcagcagcagcagcagcagtatgGGGGAGTCTACGGGGCGCATGCAGTTGGGATGGGGTACGGTGATCACCACCAgcaccaacaccaacaccaacaccaacacGCGCACCAGCACGTGCACCACAACCAGGTTGCGAATGGGGTGTACCATGTTGTGGGGGATGAGGTGGGGTACGCGAGCGCAGGGAGGATGGCCGGGAACGGGTACGGGCCAGGGCCGGTGCACGTGGGGTCGCCCGCGAGCCCCGGGTCGTCAGAGGGGATGAACGGAGGGCAGGCGGACAatgcggcggccgcggcggcatACAATGATGGGATGGTGAACGGGAGGAAGCGAACAGCAGGGGGTGTGGTAGAGAAGGTGGTGGAGCGCAGGCAGCGACGGATGATCAAGAACAGGGAGTCGGCTGCCCGGTCGCGCGCCCGGAAGCAG GCATACACAGTGGAGCTGGAAGGTGAGCTGAATCAgctaaaagaagaaaatgctCGACTTAAAGAAGAAGGG AAAAGAATGCTGGCGCTGAGAAAGCAAGCG TTGGTGGAGACGATGACTGAGCGGGCACGGGTGAAAGCAAAGAAGATGGCCTGCAGGGTGTTTCGCTGCAACAGCTGCTCCTGGTGA
- the LOC109708922 gene encoding protein ABSCISIC ACID-INSENSITIVE 5 isoform X2, with amino-acid sequence MATPSEGKNVTSEETEVTSEHRGADVERRRRSASGGGARELDLEFPLMRQTSIYSLTLDEIQNTVCEPGRTFGSMNMDEFLANIWNVEEGHNNNNNNNNNNNNNNNAAAAAAAAAAAENAVVAAPPQEQQQLQRQGSLTVPALLSRKTVDEVWAEIHRGEAHVDRVHQDGGTRQPTFGEMTLEDFLVKAGVVREGYGGGGAPNLTEQQQQQQQYGGVYGAHAVGMGYGDHHQHQHQHQHQHAHQHVHHNQVANGVYHVVGDEVGYASAGRMAGNGYGPGPVHVGSPASPGSSEGMNGGQADNAAAAAAYNDGMVNGRKRTAGGVVEKVVERRQRRMIKNRESAARSRARKQAYTVELEEKNAGAEKASVGGDDD; translated from the exons ATGGCGACTCCCTCGGAGGGCAAGAACGTGACGTCGGAGGAGACGGAAGTGACGTCGGAGCACCGCGGGGCCGACGTCGAACGGCGCCGGCGTTCGGCGTCGGGTGGTGGGGCGAGAGAGCTGGATTTAGAATTCCCGCTCATGCGGCAGACGTCGATATACTCGCTGACGCTCGACGAGATTCAGAACACCGTGTGCGAGCCCGGCAGGACCTTCGGGTCCATGAACATGGACGAATTCCTCGCCAACATATGGAACGTGGAAGAGggccacaacaacaacaacaacaacaacaacaacaacaacaacaacaataatgccgccgctgctgctgctgctgcggcggcggctgagAATGCTGTAGTGGCGGCGCCGCcacaggagcagcagcagctgcagcgaCAGGGGTCTTTGACGGTGCCTGCGCTGCTGTCGCGGAAGACGGTGGATGAGGTGTGGGCCGAGATACACCGGGGGGAGGCGCACGTGGACCGGGTGCACCAGGATGGGGGGACGCGTCAGCCGACGTTCGGGGAGATGACGCTGGAGGATTTTCTGGTAAAGGCCGGGGTGGTGAGGGAAGGATACGGCGGCGGTGGGGCGCCGAATTTAacggagcagcagcagcagcagcagcagtatgGGGGAGTCTACGGGGCGCATGCAGTTGGGATGGGGTACGGTGATCACCACCAgcaccaacaccaacaccaacaccaacacGCGCACCAGCACGTGCACCACAACCAGGTTGCGAATGGGGTGTACCATGTTGTGGGGGATGAGGTGGGGTACGCGAGCGCAGGGAGGATGGCCGGGAACGGGTACGGGCCAGGGCCGGTGCACGTGGGGTCGCCCGCGAGCCCCGGGTCGTCAGAGGGGATGAACGGAGGGCAGGCGGACAatgcggcggccgcggcggcatACAATGATGGGATGGTGAACGGGAGGAAGCGAACAGCAGGGGGTGTGGTAGAGAAGGTGGTGGAGCGCAGGCAGCGACGGATGATCAAGAACAGGGAGTCGGCTGCCCGGTCGCGCGCCCGGAAGCAG GCATACACAGTGGAGCTGGAAG AAAAGAATGCTGGCGCTGAGAAAGCAAGCG TTGGTGGAGACGATGACTGA